One window from the genome of Montipora foliosa isolate CH-2021 chromosome 5, ASM3666993v2, whole genome shotgun sequence encodes:
- the LOC138004458 gene encoding neurotrypsin-like: protein MDCFWNFSSNAKLHLTFFRFQTQSGYDFVTVYAGNSSSSPLLGRFRGSSVPSPITSSSNQLCVRFTSNNVTQYSGFVARYAAISPGSIRLKGGSKSSGRVEIFYNGQWGTICDDTWDINDARVICRQLEFPGASAAYNGSYHGPGIGPIWIDDVACSGSEAHIYDCRNRGWGVHDYTHSRDASVKCSWTRLADGGANYSRVEVYHDGQWGTVCDDHWDMNDTSVACRQLGFSGATRQYQSAYYGQGSGPIWLDDVHCAGGKASLSFCSHNGWEIHNCVHGEDASVVCY, encoded by the exons ATGGATTGTTTCTGGAATTTTTCTTCAAACGCCAAGCTTCATCTTACCTTCTTCCGGTTTCAAACGCAAAGTGGATATGATTTCGTCACCGTGTACGCTGGGAACTCATCGTCCTCCCCTTTGCTTGGGAGATTCAGGGGAAGTTCTGTTCCTTCGCCTATCACGAGTTCTTCAAATCAACTCTGCGTTCGCTTTACATCCAATAACGTAACTCAATACAGTGGATTTGTCGCACGTTACGCAG CAATCAGCCCTGGCTCAATCCGTCTAAAGGGTGGCTCCAAATCAAGTGGCAGAGTAGAGATTTTCTACAACGGTCAGTGGGGTACAATTTGCGACGACACTTGGGATATTAACGATGCGAGAGTAATATGCAGACAGCTTGAATTCCCTGGTGCTTCTGCAGCGTACAATGGTTCTTACCATGGTCCAGGTATTGGTCCTATTTGGATAGATGACGTAGCTTGCTCAGGCAGCGAGGCACACATCTACGATTGCAGGAATCGAGGATGGGGTGTCCATGACTACACTCACAGCAGAGATGCCAGTGTAAAGTGTTCCTGGACTCGTCTAGCTGATGGCGGAGCTAACTATAGCCGCGTTGAAGTTTATCATGACGGACAATGGGGCACAGTGTGTGATGATCACTGGGATATGAATGACACCAGCGTAGCGTGTCGCCAGCTCGGTTTCTCCGGAGCTACCCGTCAGTACCAAAGTGCATATTATGGCCAAGGATCAGGTCCGATCTGGTTAGATGATGTGCACTGCGCTGGTGGAAAAGCTTCCCTATCTTTCTGTAGCCATAATGGATGGGAAATTCACAACTGCGTTCACGGTGAAGATGCAAGCGTGGTTTGTTATTAA